The proteins below come from a single Sphingomicrobium sediminis genomic window:
- a CDS encoding ABC transporter substrate-binding protein encodes MWASLFIASSASLSVASLDLCADEYALAFARHGQIASITHLGADSRENVFADRASGIPVNNGTIADVASLRPDIVLTSRTLPSGGQRIADRLGIRIVTIGYDETPDAVAARVRQMGALFGNSDASRRWVARFDALKANAGGFARSDVLWISPGGTRVGELARGWLGMAGLDPIRLSAERGRVEQIARADPDLIVESAYHSAAWHRGGDWRTHPLVRNMDVPRLTVDGRPFLCGGPGMLDVVERLQERER; translated from the coding sequence ATGTGGGCATCGCTCTTCATCGCTAGCAGCGCGTCACTGAGCGTGGCGAGCCTCGATCTGTGCGCGGACGAATATGCACTCGCCTTTGCGAGGCACGGCCAGATCGCCAGCATCACGCATCTGGGTGCTGACAGCCGAGAGAACGTCTTCGCGGACCGCGCCAGCGGCATCCCGGTCAACAATGGCACGATTGCGGATGTCGCCTCGCTTCGCCCCGACATCGTCCTCACAAGTCGGACCCTTCCCAGCGGCGGACAGCGCATCGCCGACCGGCTCGGCATTCGCATTGTCACGATCGGCTATGACGAGACACCCGACGCGGTCGCCGCGCGGGTGCGACAGATGGGCGCGCTGTTTGGCAATTCCGATGCGAGCCGTCGGTGGGTCGCCCGGTTCGATGCGTTGAAGGCAAATGCAGGAGGGTTCGCCCGAAGCGACGTTCTCTGGATTTCGCCTGGAGGCACCCGGGTTGGCGAGCTCGCCCGCGGCTGGCTGGGCATGGCTGGGCTCGACCCTATCCGCCTGAGCGCCGAGCGCGGCCGGGTCGAACAGATTGCCCGTGCCGATCCCGACCTCATCGTCGAGAGCGCTTATCATTCCGCCGCCTGGCATCGCGGTGGCGATTGGCGCACGCATCCGCTGGTTCGCAATATGGACGTGCCTCGCCTGACCGTTGACGGCAGGCCGTTCCTGTGCGGCGGCCCCGGCATGCTGGATGTAGTCGAGCGGCTGCAGGAGCGGGAACGGTGA
- a CDS encoding GNAT family N-acetyltransferase: MGGRTPPVIETDRLRLRAFREADFDAWVDIMQKPEVHEHLGPTKTRQDLWLRTNNAVGQWYVLGYGGLMVELRVTGRIIGTCSIFEAKRGLEFEGEPEVGYIFDDAYHGQGYGSEALGAMIEWAEANMKPTPLWAIIDPKNPASHALAAKFGFEKVSEDDYEGDKLDIMRRPAW, encoded by the coding sequence ATGGGTGGGCGCACGCCCCCCGTCATCGAGACCGATCGACTTCGGCTTCGCGCCTTTCGCGAGGCCGATTTCGACGCATGGGTCGACATCATGCAAAAGCCCGAGGTGCACGAGCATCTGGGGCCCACGAAGACGCGGCAGGATCTCTGGCTGCGGACCAACAATGCCGTCGGCCAGTGGTACGTGCTCGGTTATGGCGGCCTGATGGTCGAGTTGCGTGTCACGGGCCGTATCATCGGCACCTGTTCGATTTTCGAGGCTAAGCGCGGCCTCGAATTCGAGGGCGAGCCCGAAGTCGGCTATATTTTCGACGATGCCTATCACGGCCAAGGCTATGGCAGCGAAGCGCTCGGCGCGATGATCGAATGGGCGGAGGCCAATATGAAGCCGACGCCGCTCTGGGCGATCATCGACCCCAAAAACCCCGCATCACACGCGCTCGCCGCCAAGTTCGGCTTCGAGAAGGTGTCCGAAGACGATTACGAAGGCGACAAGCTCGACATCATGCGTCGACCCGCTTGGTAG
- a CDS encoding TonB-dependent receptor plug domain-containing protein — MFQDLPTPPVDPDRIVIADYVVPNERAIVVAASRDPVLTRATSDAVTILSTNEVDRLGEARLTPLLRLAPSTALAETGPAGTQAQLRIRGAEANHTLLFIDGIKANDPAAGNEARFELLDAALGDRLEILRGPQSALWGAEAIGGVVTVSSQDPAYLGSRWHVFGEAGSNDSFRTGGSLGTETGAVRLRGAVGHSQTGGIDSFGADGERDGYRQTNARLAALIDLGGDLSLAASGFVLEGRSEFDGFDPDSFLRADTLDTTENRLGAGRLEIRHEGPLELSVAGGLLASQNVNLLDEAELNRTNAERLNLSAEASRNFSVGDTDHRFTVALDYERDDFAADDVAFGGFTRQQRDRDLTALVAEWRMTSPGLSMDAAIRHDMFGDFADATSVSAGIRIPVTSGFSLAASYGEGIAQPSFYDLYGFFPGSFVGNPDLTPEKSRGFDLGLRFDSGDLQASLTWFDQRLDREIVDVFDSETFTSTTANGDGESRRQGLEAEVTYKLPFDAILGINYSYLDATNPAAPDGTRLSETRRPEHRAALYVTGRSGSFTYGASAAYVGARFDTDFDLFPAERVRLDPYLLASARIAYAVTERAEIWLRGDNLFDTRYQDVVGYARPGRGIYVGIALHR, encoded by the coding sequence TTGTTTCAGGACCTGCCCACTCCCCCAGTCGACCCCGACCGGATCGTCATTGCCGATTATGTCGTGCCCAATGAGCGCGCTATCGTGGTGGCGGCCTCGCGCGATCCGGTGCTCACGAGGGCCACGAGCGATGCGGTCACAATCCTGTCGACAAACGAAGTCGATCGCTTGGGCGAAGCGCGCCTCACGCCACTTCTGCGGCTGGCGCCGTCCACGGCTTTGGCGGAAACCGGGCCCGCCGGCACGCAGGCGCAATTGCGCATTCGCGGTGCCGAGGCCAATCATACCTTGCTCTTTATCGACGGCATCAAGGCCAATGACCCCGCCGCTGGGAATGAGGCACGGTTCGAACTGCTCGACGCGGCGCTCGGCGACCGCCTCGAAATCCTGCGTGGTCCGCAGTCCGCCTTATGGGGCGCCGAGGCGATTGGCGGCGTCGTCACTGTTTCCAGCCAAGACCCTGCCTATCTCGGATCGCGCTGGCATGTGTTCGGGGAGGCCGGCAGCAATGACAGCTTCCGAACAGGTGGCAGCCTTGGGACTGAGACGGGTGCCGTCCGTCTTCGAGGAGCGGTAGGACATAGCCAAACCGGAGGCATCGACAGTTTTGGCGCCGATGGCGAACGCGACGGCTATCGCCAGACCAATGCGCGCTTGGCGGCTTTGATCGACCTTGGTGGGGACCTTTCGCTGGCGGCATCGGGCTTTGTGCTCGAGGGACGTAGCGAGTTTGACGGCTTCGACCCCGACAGTTTCCTTCGGGCCGACACGCTTGATACGACCGAAAATCGCCTTGGCGCAGGCCGGTTAGAAATTCGCCATGAGGGACCGCTCGAACTCAGCGTAGCGGGTGGTCTGCTTGCCTCACAAAACGTCAACCTGCTGGATGAGGCCGAACTCAATCGCACCAATGCCGAGCGGCTCAACCTCTCCGCCGAGGCATCGCGCAATTTCTCGGTCGGCGACACCGATCATCGCTTTACCGTCGCCCTAGATTACGAACGTGACGACTTTGCTGCCGATGACGTCGCTTTTGGTGGCTTCACGCGCCAGCAGCGCGACCGTGACCTGACCGCTCTTGTGGCGGAGTGGCGCATGACCAGTCCCGGCCTAAGCATGGACGCCGCCATTCGTCACGACATGTTCGGTGATTTTGCCGACGCAACCAGTGTTTCTGCCGGCATTAGGATTCCGGTGACGAGCGGATTTTCCCTTGCTGCGAGCTATGGAGAGGGGATTGCGCAGCCAAGCTTCTACGACCTGTACGGTTTCTTCCCGGGCAGCTTCGTCGGCAACCCCGATCTGACACCCGAAAAAAGCCGCGGCTTCGATCTCGGGCTGCGGTTCGACAGTGGCGACCTGCAGGCATCTTTGACCTGGTTCGACCAACGTCTCGATCGGGAAATTGTCGATGTCTTCGATAGCGAAACCTTTACCTCGACGACCGCGAATGGTGACGGCGAAAGCCGGCGACAAGGGCTCGAGGCCGAAGTGACATACAAGCTCCCCTTCGATGCGATTCTTGGCATCAATTATTCCTATCTTGATGCAACCAACCCAGCAGCGCCCGATGGGACCCGCCTCAGCGAAACACGTCGTCCCGAGCATCGCGCCGCTCTGTATGTCACGGGTCGATCCGGGTCTTTCACCTATGGCGCCTCGGCGGCCTATGTCGGAGCGCGGTTCGACACGGACTTCGATCTTTTTCCTGCCGAGCGCGTCCGGCTCGACCCCTATCTTCTGGCGTCGGCCCGAATTGCCTACGCGGTAACGGAACGGGCCGAGATCTGGTTGCGCGGCGATAATCTTTTCGACACTCGATATCAGGACGTGGTCGGCTATGCTCGACCCGGACGGGGGATCTATGTGGGCATCGCTCTTCATCGCTAG
- the rpmE gene encoding 50S ribosomal protein L31, with product MKKDTHPDYHMITVEMTDGTTFQTRSTYGSEGDTLHLDIDPKTHPAWTGGSRKAAQGGQVERFNKRFGGLSLKSKK from the coding sequence ATGAAAAAAGATACGCACCCCGATTACCACATGATCACCGTCGAAATGACCGACGGCACCACCTTCCAGACCCGTTCGACCTACGGTTCGGAAGGCGACACGCTGCACCTCGACATCGACCCGAAGACCCACCCGGCCTGGACCGGTGGTTCGCGCAAGGCTGCGCAGGGCGGTCAGGTCGAACGCTTCAACAAGCGTTTCGGCGGTCTTTCGCTCAAGTCCAAGAAGTAA